A DNA window from Litorivicinus lipolyticus contains the following coding sequences:
- the fdhD gene encoding formate dehydrogenase accessory sulfurtransferase FdhD: MTTHAWVTQGDQTRPDAVVDECAVALEYNGISHAVMMATPRDLADFATGFSLSEGIVDNREQIYQIDIDRCDRGVTVAIEVAGAAFDRIKRRRRQMTGRSGCGLCGTESLAEAIRPIQKVSPVSVSADAIEVAISHLREHQVDGQATGASHVAAWAEADGRIVLAREDVGRHNALDKLIGAGAGAGAGFALISSRASYEMVHKACAAGIGALVAVSAPTSLAIDIAADAGLTLIGFARPGRYQTYGTLLRSAQ; this comes from the coding sequence ATGACGACCCACGCCTGGGTCACCCAGGGTGATCAGACGCGCCCGGATGCCGTGGTTGACGAGTGCGCGGTGGCACTGGAATACAACGGCATCAGCCACGCGGTGATGATGGCGACCCCGCGCGACCTGGCGGACTTTGCGACCGGTTTTAGCCTGTCCGAGGGCATCGTTGATAACCGCGAGCAAATCTATCAGATCGATATCGACCGCTGCGACCGTGGCGTCACGGTTGCGATCGAGGTGGCCGGTGCGGCGTTTGACCGAATCAAGCGCCGGCGCCGGCAAATGACGGGGCGTTCGGGCTGTGGGTTGTGCGGCACCGAGTCCCTAGCCGAGGCCATTCGACCGATCCAAAAGGTGAGTCCGGTGTCCGTCAGCGCGGACGCCATTGAGGTGGCGATTAGCCACTTGCGCGAGCACCAAGTTGACGGCCAAGCCACCGGAGCCAGTCATGTCGCGGCCTGGGCTGAGGCCGACGGCCGGATTGTGCTGGCACGCGAGGATGTGGGTCGCCATAACGCGCTGGACAAACTGATTGGCGCAGGCGCCGGCGCCGGCGCCGGTTTTGCCCTCATCAGCAGCCGTGCCAGCTATGAAATGGTCCACAAAGCCTGTGCCGCGGGCATCGGTGCTCTGGTGGCGGTATCCGCTCCAACCTCACTGGCGATCGATATCGCCGCCGATGCCGGTTTAACCCTGATTGGCTTTGCGCGGCCGGGCCGCTACCAAACTTACGGCACACTGCTACGGAGTGCACAATGA
- a CDS encoding aldehyde dehydrogenase family protein, which yields MTVHAYPGTPDSPLQPKARYGNFINGAFVAPKSGLYFDNLSPTTGKKVCEIARSNADDVNAALDAAHAAAPAWGKTSTTERSRVLNNIAARIEENIELLALAETLDNGKPIRETVNADIPLTADHFRYFAGVIRAQEGTIGEMDTDTLAYHHHEPLGVVAQIIPWNFPILMAAWKLAPALAAGNAVVLKPAEQTPFSIMVLMELIGDLLPPGVINVVNGFGLEAGKPLASSNRIAKVGFTGETTTGRLIMQYASENLIPVTLELGGKSPNVFRKDIMDQSPEFISKCVEGFLLAYFNQGEVCTCPSRALIHEDIYDEFMALVQQRAAQIVQGNPFDEATMVGAQASAEQYEKIQSYLQIGKEEGAEVIFGGDVADGHEDGYYVQPTAFKGHNKMRIFQEEIFGPVVSVTTFKTDEEAIEIANDTLYGLGAGVWTAEANAAYKFGRAIQAGRVWTNCYHQYPAHAAFGGYKQSGIGRENHKMMLEHYQQTKNLLVSYDENPLGFF from the coding sequence ATGACCGTTCATGCTTATCCCGGTACGCCCGATTCGCCGCTGCAGCCGAAAGCGCGTTATGGCAACTTTATTAACGGTGCCTTCGTGGCCCCCAAAAGCGGCCTGTACTTTGACAATCTGTCGCCGACGACGGGCAAGAAAGTCTGCGAGATCGCCCGCTCCAACGCAGATGATGTCAATGCAGCCTTGGATGCCGCTCACGCCGCCGCACCGGCCTGGGGCAAAACCAGTACGACCGAGCGCTCACGGGTATTGAACAACATCGCCGCCCGGATCGAAGAGAACATAGAGTTGCTGGCGCTGGCTGAGACGCTGGATAACGGCAAACCGATCCGTGAAACCGTTAACGCGGACATCCCGTTGACGGCGGATCACTTCCGCTATTTTGCCGGGGTTATCCGGGCCCAAGAGGGCACCATTGGCGAAATGGACACCGACACATTGGCCTATCACCATCACGAGCCGCTGGGCGTGGTGGCGCAAATTATTCCGTGGAACTTTCCAATTCTAATGGCGGCGTGGAAGCTGGCGCCGGCATTGGCAGCGGGTAACGCGGTGGTCCTGAAGCCTGCGGAGCAAACACCGTTTAGCATCATGGTTTTGATGGAACTGATTGGTGATTTGCTGCCGCCGGGCGTGATCAACGTGGTCAATGGTTTTGGCCTAGAGGCGGGTAAGCCCCTAGCCTCGTCCAACCGGATTGCCAAAGTTGGCTTTACCGGTGAAACCACGACCGGTCGCCTGATCATGCAGTACGCATCCGAAAACCTGATTCCGGTGACCCTGGAACTGGGGGGTAAGAGCCCGAATGTCTTCCGCAAGGACATTATGGACCAGTCGCCTGAGTTTATTTCCAAGTGTGTCGAAGGCTTCTTGTTGGCGTATTTCAACCAAGGGGAAGTTTGCACCTGTCCTTCTCGCGCACTGATTCACGAAGATATCTACGACGAATTCATGGCGCTGGTCCAACAACGTGCCGCTCAGATCGTCCAAGGCAATCCCTTTGACGAGGCCACAATGGTCGGCGCCCAAGCCAGCGCTGAGCAGTACGAAAAAATTCAGTCGTACCTGCAAATTGGTAAAGAAGAGGGCGCCGAGGTGATCTTCGGTGGTGATGTGGCTGACGGCCACGAAGACGGTTACTACGTCCAGCCGACGGCCTTTAAAGGCCATAACAAGATGCGCATCTTCCAAGAAGAAATTTTTGGCCCAGTGGTGTCAGTCACGACGTTCAAGACGGATGAGGAAGCCATCGAGATTGCCAATGACACCCTGTATGGATTGGGGGCCGGCGTCTGGACTGCCGAGGCCAACGCCGCCTACAAATTTGGCCGCGCGATTCAGGCCGGTCGAGTGTGGACCAACTGTTATCACCAATACCCAGCGCACGCCGCATTCGGTGGGTACAAACAGTCAGGCATCGGCCGCGAGAACCACAAGATGATGTTGGAGCACTACCAGCAAACCAAGAACCTGTTGGTATCCTACGACGAAAACCCACTCGGATTTTTCTAG
- a CDS encoding sigma-54-dependent Fis family transcriptional regulator — MSAPIDLTSSAVVPKSWSRCANQYGISPTHRRPLDARRDDAGHMALREQLLPVSRPELERLETVVGKTGHSIILSDNRGTILSAASHRHYRSDFQSARLSTGQCWNEALRGTNGIGTCIAEHAPVLIHGDQHYVRAHHNLSCAAAPIFDENHQLLAVLDTSTVNPDRDPTRALHTLAMVSESARRIEQDWFRHRHAGDWLLELQTTGAAIALYALSDALSVIGLDASAHQNLSLDASWLGFDLSEHLDKPSFESLLDTLDSGLQYHVPILAQGQFLGFGHLRAPTQTVSLEAYTPPRARPSQLDQLHAGDATVRECARKAKRLIEHDVALLICGETGVGKDRFVTALHADSSRRDGPLVTVNCASIPTELIESELFGHAPGAFTGARQQGHRGKFAEADGGILFLDEIGDMPLALQSRLLRAVETGRVTPVGGSGEIQVDVRIISATHRDLDARVRDGLFRQDLLYRLRGLAIELPSVRARSDLRALLPRLLSQLSPNHHLSAAALDALCAPPWVGNFREINQCLKASVALADRLTLEVADLIGMPDGGHHDLLSQVQSTHHSAIDDAIAACDGNVTHAAKRLGISRATLYRKRAAPTE, encoded by the coding sequence ATGTCCGCACCGATAGACCTGACCAGCAGCGCTGTCGTACCCAAATCATGGAGCCGCTGTGCGAACCAATACGGCATCAGCCCGACCCACCGCCGGCCGTTAGACGCGCGCCGCGATGACGCGGGCCACATGGCGCTGCGTGAACAACTGCTGCCGGTGTCCCGGCCCGAACTGGAACGGCTGGAGACTGTGGTCGGAAAAACCGGACACAGCATTATCCTGAGCGACAATCGCGGCACTATTTTGAGCGCCGCCAGCCACCGCCACTACCGCTCTGACTTCCAATCCGCGCGGTTGTCGACCGGCCAATGTTGGAACGAAGCCCTGCGCGGCACCAACGGCATTGGCACCTGCATTGCCGAGCACGCGCCGGTCTTGATTCACGGCGACCAACATTACGTCCGCGCCCATCACAACCTGTCCTGCGCTGCGGCCCCAATATTCGACGAAAACCACCAACTGCTAGCGGTCTTGGATACCTCGACCGTCAACCCGGACCGCGATCCGACCCGCGCGCTGCATACCCTGGCGATGGTCTCGGAGTCGGCCCGGCGAATTGAGCAGGATTGGTTTCGCCACCGGCATGCCGGCGACTGGTTGCTCGAATTGCAAACCACCGGCGCGGCGATCGCCTTGTATGCCCTGAGTGACGCGCTCAGCGTGATTGGATTGGATGCGAGCGCCCATCAAAACCTTAGCCTGGACGCTAGCTGGCTGGGGTTCGACTTGTCCGAGCATTTGGACAAACCCAGCTTTGAAAGCTTGTTGGACACCCTGGACAGCGGGCTTCAATACCACGTGCCGATCTTGGCCCAGGGCCAGTTCTTGGGGTTTGGTCATCTGCGAGCGCCCACCCAAACGGTCAGCCTGGAGGCCTACACGCCGCCACGCGCGCGCCCCAGTCAGCTTGATCAATTGCACGCCGGTGATGCCACCGTCCGCGAGTGCGCACGCAAAGCCAAGCGCTTGATTGAACACGATGTGGCGCTGCTGATTTGCGGTGAAACGGGCGTTGGTAAGGACCGCTTCGTCACGGCCTTGCATGCCGACAGCAGTCGCCGCGACGGCCCCTTGGTAACGGTCAACTGTGCGTCGATACCGACCGAGTTGATTGAATCGGAATTGTTTGGCCACGCCCCCGGGGCCTTCACCGGTGCCCGCCAGCAGGGCCACCGCGGCAAATTCGCCGAGGCCGATGGCGGCATTCTATTTTTAGACGAGATCGGTGACATGCCACTGGCGTTACAGTCGCGGCTGCTGCGCGCCGTCGAAACCGGGCGGGTGACACCGGTCGGCGGCAGCGGTGAGATACAGGTCGATGTGCGCATTATTAGCGCAACCCACCGCGACTTGGACGCACGCGTTCGTGACGGCCTGTTTCGGCAAGATTTACTCTACCGCCTGCGCGGCCTGGCGATTGAATTACCCAGCGTTCGTGCCCGATCGGACTTGCGCGCGCTGTTGCCGCGACTGCTGAGCCAACTCAGCCCCAACCATCACCTTAGCGCGGCGGCACTGGATGCCCTGTGCGCACCACCCTGGGTCGGTAATTTTCGCGAAATCAACCAATGCCTGAAAGCATCGGTTGCCCTTGCGGACCGCCTGACCTTGGAGGTAGCAGACCTAATCGGCATGCCAGACGGCGGCCATCACGACCTGTTGTCGCAGGTCCAATCAACCCATCACAGTGCCATCGATGACGCCATCGCAGCCTGCGACGGCAATGTCACCCACGCCGCCAAACGCCTAGGGATCAGCCGCGCGACGCTGTACCGAAAGCGTGCAGCGCCAACCGAATAA
- a CDS encoding formate dehydrogenase subunit delta, with product MKSQLENLVHMANQIASNNATWGTPDDVTLRVGTHLKKFWAPSMLTMLAAYAGDDLNPIARDALKTISNA from the coding sequence ATGAAATCGCAACTTGAAAACCTGGTCCACATGGCCAACCAAATCGCCTCGAACAATGCCACCTGGGGCACGCCTGACGACGTCACCCTGCGCGTCGGCACGCACTTGAAAAAGTTTTGGGCACCGTCGATGTTGACGATGCTGGCGGCCTATGCGGGCGATGATTTGAACCCGATCGCCCGGGACGCGCTCAAAACCATTTCCAACGCTTAA
- the fdhF gene encoding formate dehydrogenase subunit alpha, translated as MLKHFDPRTDIRIDKDLGTPPSRSENTVELSIDGVRIQVPEGTSVLRAAALADINIPKLCASDNLDAFGSCRLCAVQIEGRRGYPASCTTPVEDGMQVQTQNDDIAKLRRNVMELYISDHPLDCLTCPANGDCELQDMAGAVGLRDVRYGFDGENHLSAEKDTSNPYFTFDPSKCIVCSRCVRACGEVQGTFALTIDGRGFDSKVSAGNLDFMDSECVSCGACVQACPTSTLMENSVIEMGQPEHSTVTTCAYCGVGCSFKAEMKGDQLVRMVPYKGGDANQGHSCVKGRFAFGYATHKDRIKTPMIRDSINEPWREVDWDTALQFAADKLKAVQAKHGRNSIGGITSSRCTNEETYLVQKLIRAGFGNNNTDTCARVCHSPTGFGLKMTLGESAGTQTFDSVRHADAVLVIGANPTDAHPVFASALRRRLRQGARLIVADPREIDLLNTPHTQGSHHLPLRPGTNVAMINALAHVVVTEGFEDLDFIQGRCDKAAYHAWRAFIIDPRNSPEAMQQATGVDAERVRQAARDFASAPNGAIFYGLGVTEHSQGSTMVMGIANLALATGNIGREGVGVNPLRGQNNVQGACDMGSFPHELPGYQHVSDVAARSRFEDKWGVTLDQHPGLRIPNMFDAAIAGQFKGMYVQGEDIAQSDPNTQHVEAALRALECLVVQDIFLNETAKFAHVLLPGSTFLEKDGTFTNAERRINRVRRVMPPVAGMADWEVTAALSNALGYPMNYAHPSEIMDEIAELTPSFAGVSYDKLERLGSIQWPCNDANPEGTPTMHVDNFPIGKGQFAITEYVPTDERATARFPLLLTTGRILSQYNVGAQTRRTDNQSWHSEDLLELHPEDAQLRGIKDNDWLGISSRAGTTVLRARVSDRMLPGVVYTTFHHPFSGANVITTDASDWATNCPEYKVTAVQVEKVSQPSEWQQSFEANDRRQRELRAMASAAGK; from the coding sequence ATGCTTAAACACTTCGATCCCCGCACCGACATCCGCATCGACAAAGACCTGGGCACGCCGCCGTCGCGCTCCGAAAACACCGTCGAGCTGAGCATTGATGGCGTCCGTATTCAGGTTCCCGAGGGCACCAGCGTGCTGCGGGCCGCAGCGTTGGCGGATATCAACATCCCCAAACTGTGTGCCAGTGATAACTTGGACGCCTTCGGGTCGTGCCGATTGTGCGCGGTCCAAATCGAGGGCCGGCGCGGCTACCCCGCCAGTTGCACCACCCCCGTCGAGGACGGCATGCAGGTCCAAACTCAAAATGATGACATTGCCAAATTGCGCCGCAATGTCATGGAGCTGTACATCTCGGACCACCCGCTGGACTGCCTGACCTGCCCGGCCAACGGTGATTGCGAGCTGCAAGACATGGCCGGGGCCGTTGGGCTGCGCGACGTACGCTACGGTTTTGACGGCGAAAACCACTTAAGTGCTGAAAAAGACACTTCTAACCCCTATTTCACCTTCGACCCCAGCAAATGCATCGTCTGCAGTCGCTGTGTTCGCGCCTGTGGCGAAGTTCAAGGCACCTTCGCCCTGACCATCGACGGCCGCGGATTCGACTCAAAAGTCAGCGCCGGCAACCTCGACTTTATGGATTCGGAGTGCGTGTCCTGCGGCGCCTGTGTCCAGGCCTGCCCGACCAGTACGCTGATGGAAAACAGCGTCATTGAAATGGGTCAACCGGAGCATTCAACCGTCACCACCTGTGCTTACTGCGGCGTCGGTTGCAGCTTCAAAGCCGAAATGAAGGGTGACCAATTGGTCCGCATGGTGCCGTACAAGGGCGGCGACGCCAACCAAGGCCACAGTTGCGTCAAAGGCCGCTTTGCGTTCGGCTACGCGACCCACAAAGACCGCATCAAAACCCCCATGATCCGCGACAGCATCAACGAGCCGTGGCGCGAAGTCGATTGGGACACGGCCTTGCAATTTGCGGCCGACAAATTAAAGGCCGTTCAAGCCAAACACGGGCGCAATTCCATCGGCGGCATCACCAGTTCGCGCTGCACCAATGAAGAAACCTACCTGGTCCAAAAACTGATTCGCGCCGGGTTTGGCAACAACAACACCGACACCTGTGCCCGTGTCTGCCACAGCCCGACCGGATTCGGCCTTAAAATGACACTGGGCGAATCCGCTGGCACCCAAACCTTTGACTCGGTGCGCCATGCCGATGCGGTGCTGGTGATTGGCGCCAACCCGACCGATGCGCACCCGGTATTCGCCTCGGCGCTGCGCCGGCGTCTGCGCCAAGGCGCGCGCTTGATCGTCGCCGACCCGCGCGAAATCGACCTGCTCAACACCCCGCACACCCAAGGCTCGCATCATTTGCCGCTGCGCCCCGGCACCAATGTCGCCATGATCAACGCGCTGGCGCATGTGGTGGTGACCGAGGGATTCGAGGACCTGGACTTTATCCAAGGCCGCTGTGATAAAGCCGCGTACCACGCATGGCGCGCATTCATTATCGATCCGCGCAACAGCCCCGAGGCGATGCAACAGGCCACCGGCGTTGACGCCGAGCGCGTGCGCCAAGCGGCCCGTGATTTCGCCAGCGCGCCCAACGGCGCGATTTTCTATGGCCTTGGGGTGACCGAGCACAGCCAGGGCAGCACCATGGTCATGGGCATTGCGAATTTGGCCCTGGCGACGGGCAACATTGGTCGCGAAGGCGTGGGTGTTAACCCCTTGCGCGGTCAAAACAACGTCCAGGGGGCCTGTGACATGGGCAGTTTCCCCCACGAACTACCCGGCTATCAGCACGTCAGTGACGTCGCCGCGCGCAGCCGCTTTGAGGACAAATGGGGCGTAACCTTGGATCAGCATCCGGGCTTGCGTATCCCCAACATGTTCGATGCCGCAATCGCCGGCCAGTTCAAGGGGATGTACGTGCAGGGCGAGGACATCGCCCAGTCCGACCCCAACACACAGCACGTCGAGGCGGCACTGCGTGCACTGGAGTGCTTAGTAGTTCAGGACATCTTCCTGAACGAAACGGCCAAGTTCGCGCATGTGCTGCTGCCCGGGTCGACCTTCCTGGAAAAAGACGGCACCTTTACCAACGCCGAACGCCGGATCAACCGCGTGCGCCGCGTGATGCCCCCGGTCGCCGGCATGGCCGACTGGGAAGTCACCGCGGCGCTGTCCAATGCACTGGGCTACCCGATGAACTATGCCCACCCCAGCGAGATCATGGATGAAATTGCCGAACTGACCCCCAGCTTCGCCGGCGTGTCGTACGACAAACTCGAACGCCTCGGCAGTATCCAATGGCCCTGTAACGATGCCAACCCCGAAGGCACTCCGACCATGCACGTCGACAACTTCCCGATTGGCAAGGGTCAGTTTGCGATCACCGAATACGTGCCAACGGACGAGCGCGCCACCGCGCGTTTCCCGCTGCTGTTAACGACCGGGCGGATTTTGAGCCAGTACAACGTCGGCGCCCAAACCCGGCGCACCGACAACCAGTCCTGGCACAGCGAGGACCTGCTGGAGCTGCACCCGGAGGACGCCCAATTGCGCGGCATCAAGGATAATGATTGGCTGGGCATCAGCAGCCGCGCGGGCACCACCGTGTTGCGCGCCCGCGTCAGCGATCGGATGTTGCCTGGCGTGGTCTACACCACCTTCCACCACCCTTTCAGCGGCGCCAACGTGATCACCACGGATGCCAGCGATTGGGCTACCAACTGCCCCGAGTACAAGGTCACCGCGGTCCAGGTCGAAAAGGTCAGCCAGCCCAGCGAGTGGCAGCAAAGCTTTGAAGCCAATGATCGCCGCCAACGCGAGCTGCGTGCGATGGCCAGCGCCGCCGGCAAATGA
- a CDS encoding NAD(P)/FAD-dependent oxidoreductase, translating to MQIPIQDHTCGWTQHAEPAPPRAHLNGHLKADWLIIGGGYTGLSAARQLERHDPNARIVLIEGARIGQGASARNSGYLVDSTLNDGHLSDSGLTAYRSKLALNQAGIAAVERFADDCAEPLTLNRCGKYHGAANALNHRKLLQFGATLNECGLDFEHLGAAELAARLGTEYYHEAIYTPGAIMVQPAQLAFAMARALTTTQCYEHTPALKLDGHRDYVECTTAEGSIRAQRVLLCTNGYLRSAGHRRSFPLWLTASLTRPLRADELAAIGHPKPWGLLSAQAMGATVRLTEDYRLMIRNTVAVNGQLAADNDAMARARAHHLTGLQRRFGGLGLDDIEHTWGGVTGISGNSANVFEQADTRIWRAGCYNGGGIGLATLFGEAVVDLARDQLTPAVMMIRQRPTPSWLPPEPALSVGVRARLWRDARRAKFER from the coding sequence ATGCAAATACCCATCCAAGACCACACGTGCGGCTGGACCCAGCACGCGGAACCTGCGCCACCACGTGCGCACTTGAATGGCCACCTTAAAGCCGACTGGCTGATTATCGGCGGCGGCTACACGGGTCTAAGCGCGGCCCGCCAACTGGAACGCCACGACCCCAACGCCCGCATTGTGCTGATCGAAGGCGCCCGCATCGGTCAGGGCGCGAGCGCTCGCAACAGCGGCTACCTGGTCGACTCGACCTTGAATGACGGCCACCTCAGCGACAGCGGCTTAACAGCGTACCGCAGCAAGCTGGCCCTCAATCAGGCCGGCATCGCGGCGGTTGAACGCTTTGCCGACGACTGTGCCGAGCCCCTGACGCTGAATCGTTGCGGCAAGTACCACGGCGCTGCCAACGCACTGAACCACCGCAAACTGTTGCAGTTTGGCGCGACGCTGAACGAATGTGGGCTGGACTTTGAGCACCTCGGCGCGGCCGAATTGGCGGCCCGTTTGGGCACCGAGTACTACCATGAGGCCATCTACACCCCCGGGGCCATCATGGTCCAGCCGGCGCAGTTGGCCTTTGCCATGGCGCGCGCCTTGACCACGACCCAGTGCTACGAGCACACCCCCGCGCTGAAACTGGACGGGCACCGCGATTACGTCGAGTGCACCACCGCCGAGGGCAGCATCCGCGCGCAACGGGTACTGCTCTGTACCAACGGTTATTTGCGCAGCGCAGGCCACCGTCGCAGCTTCCCGCTGTGGCTGACGGCGAGTTTGACGCGGCCATTACGTGCGGACGAGTTGGCGGCGATCGGACACCCCAAACCCTGGGGGCTGTTGTCGGCCCAAGCCATGGGCGCCACTGTGCGGCTGACCGAAGACTACCGACTGATGATCCGTAACACCGTCGCGGTCAACGGCCAGTTAGCCGCCGACAACGACGCCATGGCACGCGCCCGGGCGCACCACCTAACGGGCTTGCAACGCCGTTTTGGTGGGTTGGGCCTGGACGATATCGAGCACACCTGGGGCGGTGTCACCGGCATCAGCGGCAACAGTGCCAACGTATTTGAGCAGGCGGACACGCGGATCTGGCGCGCCGGATGCTACAACGGCGGCGGCATTGGATTAGCCACGCTGTTTGGCGAGGCCGTGGTCGATTTGGCCCGTGACCAACTGACGCCCGCGGTGATGATGATTCGCCAGCGCCCGACCCCGTCGTGGCTGCCACCGGAACCGGCACTCAGTGTCGGCGTGCGTGCGCGCCTATGGCGAGATGCACGGCGCGCAAAATTCGAGCGTTAG
- a CDS encoding zinc transporter ZntB, whose product MTDSPVLIHHRLDGRGGVSPDGLIEWVHLNVDHPGVRDWFREQAPDLDELTVDALLADETRPRLVEHRDSALLFLRGVNLNADSAPEDMVSVRLFLSPNRIISLRKRQLKGVLDVQARLLDGRGPVSVGDFVAKLLGSLFDRMEPTLSLLDETTDTLEEALLEGADGALREAIVGVRKQAIVFRRYLAPQRDAIASLRTAEVSWLDEHNRRQLMECYQQMMRFVEDLDALRERAQIVKDELQNVLADKLNRNMYVLSVVAAVFLPLGFLTGLLGINVGGVPGVENPYAFEIFCAFSVALVALQVWLFKRWKWF is encoded by the coding sequence ATGACAGACAGTCCAGTATTGATCCACCATCGCCTCGATGGCCGCGGCGGTGTTAGCCCGGACGGCCTGATCGAATGGGTCCATTTGAATGTTGACCACCCTGGCGTGCGCGACTGGTTTCGGGAGCAGGCGCCGGATTTGGATGAATTGACCGTTGACGCGCTGTTGGCGGATGAAACCCGGCCCCGCCTAGTCGAGCATCGCGACAGCGCGTTGTTGTTTTTGCGCGGCGTCAATTTGAATGCCGACAGCGCGCCGGAGGACATGGTGTCGGTTCGGCTGTTTTTGAGCCCGAACCGGATTATTAGCCTGCGCAAGCGTCAGCTCAAAGGGGTTCTGGATGTGCAGGCGCGTTTGCTAGATGGACGTGGGCCGGTCAGCGTTGGCGACTTCGTGGCGAAATTGTTGGGCAGTTTATTCGACCGCATGGAGCCGACCTTGTCGCTGCTGGATGAAACCACTGACACCCTCGAGGAAGCGCTGCTGGAGGGCGCGGATGGCGCGCTGCGCGAAGCCATCGTGGGGGTGCGCAAACAAGCCATCGTTTTCCGTCGCTATTTGGCACCGCAACGCGACGCGATTGCTTCGTTGCGGACCGCGGAGGTGAGCTGGCTGGACGAGCACAACCGTCGCCAGTTGATGGAGTGCTATCAGCAAATGATGCGCTTTGTGGAGGACCTGGATGCGCTGCGTGAGCGCGCCCAAATCGTCAAGGACGAGCTGCAAAACGTGCTGGCGGACAAACTCAACCGCAACATGTATGTGTTGTCGGTGGTGGCGGCGGTGTTCTTGCCTCTGGGTTTTTTAACCGGCTTGTTGGGCATCAACGTGGGCGGTGTGCCGGGCGTCGAAAACCCCTATGCCTTCGAGATATTTTGCGCCTTCTCGGTGGCCTTGGTGGCGCTGCAGGTGTGGCTGTTTAAGCGTTGGAAATGGTTTTGA
- a CDS encoding DUF779 domain-containing protein, with amino-acid sequence MYQVARVSCTDATETLVASLLPIHGPLLFHQSGGCCDGSAPMCYPRGEFKVGSRDVYLGDVAGQPFYISESQWEYWSHTHLIIDVVAGRGGMFSVEGPTGQRFLTRSRLFTDTESQSMLSDTLLQGSAGIQGVSCTTD; translated from the coding sequence ATGTACCAAGTAGCCCGTGTGTCGTGCACTGATGCGACCGAAACACTGGTGGCATCCTTGCTGCCAATTCATGGACCGTTACTGTTCCACCAAAGCGGCGGCTGTTGTGATGGCTCAGCCCCAATGTGTTACCCGCGGGGCGAGTTTAAGGTGGGGTCTCGCGACGTCTACCTAGGGGATGTGGCCGGCCAGCCATTTTATATCAGTGAAAGTCAGTGGGAGTATTGGTCGCACACGCATCTGATTATTGACGTGGTGGCGGGCCGTGGCGGCATGTTTTCGGTCGAGGGACCAACGGGGCAACGGTTCCTGACGCGCTCGCGATTGTTTACCGACACCGAGTCACAAAGCATGCTGTCTGACACGCTGCTACAGGGCAGCGCAGGCATTCAAGGTGTGAGCTGTACCACAGATTAG